In Terriglobia bacterium, the following proteins share a genomic window:
- a CDS encoding S9 family peptidase, with protein MNWLAVCFFAAALSFGQAPPSAPTFITDPAQITAKNKFDVMPLSIEKLYMTRNIGDSTWSPDGRQIAFISNISGRNNIWVVPAEGGWPTQLTVSNQRQSGLSWSPKGRWIAYISDTDGNEQWDIFLVSPSNGQVVNLTGTPETSERDLAWSPDGERLAYGVRPKDSPSREIDVMEIASRKVTHITRNTPKDRSNVVAAWSRDGKWLVFTQGDAADKDSNIFLANAATGQATNLTPHQGEQNFVASDISPDGKTVLLTSNAANGYNNAALLDVATKKITWLTQGKWETSSGKFFPDGKRLTWTTNEDGNGDIIVYDLGTRQAQTLAVTNGINTLAGSESPFTRDGARMLYYHDGPNAPTDLWVYDFAAQKAHQVTHALSGGIRGEDMVEPYLVHYPSKDGKWQISAYVYAPYNAERNGKNAAVVFVHGGPNGQVQNDLSRPIQYLANQGFFVIAPNYRGSSGYGKEFADANRFDMGGGDLEDVVSAADWLVKTGYVDTKKIAVMGGSYGGYLSMMAVAKAPDRWAAGIPMIPFVNWFTEMENTSPLLREFVRASMGDPIKDMARFKDRSPIYFADQIKAPLLLLAGGNDPRCPKTEAEQVVQAVKKRGGVVEFKVYENEGHGFSKLENQIDAYTRITEFLKKYVPPEKCGCNIYDSN; from the coding sequence ATGAATTGGTTGGCGGTTTGCTTCTTTGCTGCGGCGCTGTCTTTCGGCCAAGCGCCTCCTTCCGCTCCCACCTTCATCACCGACCCCGCGCAGATCACCGCAAAAAACAAGTTTGACGTGATGCCGCTGAGCATTGAAAAGCTGTACATGACGCGCAACATTGGTGACAGTACGTGGTCGCCGGACGGCAGGCAGATCGCGTTCATCAGCAACATCAGCGGGCGGAACAATATCTGGGTGGTCCCGGCGGAGGGCGGCTGGCCCACGCAGCTCACGGTGAGCAACCAGCGCCAGTCGGGCTTGTCATGGTCGCCCAAAGGCCGCTGGATCGCCTACATCTCTGACACGGACGGCAATGAACAGTGGGACATCTTTCTGGTCTCGCCCAGCAACGGGCAGGTCGTCAATCTGACCGGCACGCCGGAAACTTCTGAAAGAGACCTCGCCTGGTCGCCGGACGGCGAGCGCCTGGCCTACGGCGTGCGTCCAAAAGATTCCCCCAGCCGCGAAATTGATGTGATGGAAATTGCCAGCAGGAAGGTGACTCATATCACCCGGAACACGCCGAAGGACCGCAGCAACGTTGTTGCAGCTTGGTCGCGCGACGGCAAATGGCTGGTCTTCACGCAAGGGGACGCCGCCGACAAGGACAGCAACATCTTTCTGGCGAACGCCGCTACGGGACAGGCTACTAACCTCACCCCCCACCAGGGCGAGCAGAATTTCGTCGCCAGTGATATTTCGCCCGACGGCAAGACCGTGCTCCTCACCTCCAACGCAGCCAACGGTTATAACAACGCCGCTCTTCTTGATGTAGCCACCAAAAAAATCACCTGGCTGACCCAGGGCAAATGGGAAACCAGCTCCGGCAAGTTTTTCCCTGACGGCAAACGGCTCACCTGGACCACCAACGAAGACGGCAATGGCGACATCATCGTCTACGACCTGGGCACTCGCCAGGCGCAGACGCTGGCCGTGACCAACGGCATCAATACGCTGGCCGGGTCGGAGTCGCCATTCACCCGCGATGGCGCGCGCATGCTCTACTACCATGACGGCCCCAACGCGCCCACGGACCTGTGGGTCTATGACTTTGCCGCGCAGAAGGCGCACCAGGTCACGCATGCGCTTTCCGGCGGCATCCGCGGTGAAGACATGGTGGAGCCGTACCTGGTCCACTATCCCAGCAAAGACGGCAAGTGGCAGATTTCGGCGTATGTCTATGCGCCCTACAACGCGGAACGCAACGGAAAGAACGCTGCGGTGGTTTTCGTCCACGGCGGGCCGAACGGCCAGGTGCAGAATGACCTCAGCCGTCCCATTCAATACCTGGCGAACCAGGGGTTCTTCGTGATCGCCCCGAACTATCGTGGCTCCAGCGGCTACGGGAAGGAATTCGCTGACGCCAACCGCTTTGACATGGGCGGCGGCGACCTGGAGGACGTGGTCTCCGCCGCAGATTGGCTGGTCAAGACCGGATATGTGGACACAAAAAAGATCGCCGTGATGGGCGGCAGCTACGGCGGCTACCTGAGCATGATGGCCGTGGCCAAAGCGCCCGACCGCTGGGCCGCGGGCATCCCCATGATTCCGTTCGTAAACTGGTTTACGGAGATGGAAAACACTTCTCCCTTGCTGCGCGAATTTGTCCGGGCCAGCATGGGTGATCCCATCAAGGACATGGCGCGATTCAAAGACCGTTCGCCCATCTACTTTGCCGACCAGATCAAAGCGCCCCTGCTGCTGCTGGCGGGAGGCAACGATCCCCGCTGCCCCAAGACGGAAGCCGAGCAGGTGGTGCAGGCGGTAAAGAAACGCGGCGGCGTAGTGGAATTCAAGGTCTATGAGAACGAAGGCCACGGCTTTTCCAAGCTGGAAAACCAGATTGACGCCTACACCCGCATTACGGAGTTTTTGAAGAAGTATGTGCCGCCGGAGAAGTGCGGGTGCAATATTTATGACAGCAATTAG
- the nth gene encoding endonuclease III — MPKAKSKPQSRGGKGGYDPLSPARIQAILQGLDERYPNVVCALHHRSAWELLIATILSAQCTDVMVNKVTPGLFAKYPTPQAMAAATPEELEPILRPTGFYRNKAKSVVGTSKGIMEKFGGQVPDDMAHLLTLPGVARKTANVVLGSWFKIAVGVVVDTHVHRISRRLELTRADDPKNIEQDLMKVVPQEKWIDFSHQIIHHGRAVCVARKPRCADCNLEKLCHAADKTWSTV; from the coding sequence ATGCCGAAAGCGAAGTCAAAGCCGCAATCGAGAGGCGGTAAGGGCGGTTACGATCCGCTCAGCCCGGCGCGGATCCAGGCCATCCTGCAGGGCCTCGACGAACGCTATCCTAACGTTGTCTGCGCGCTTCACCACCGCAGCGCGTGGGAGTTGCTGATTGCCACCATCTTGTCCGCGCAATGTACTGACGTGATGGTGAACAAGGTCACACCGGGGCTTTTCGCAAAGTATCCCACGCCGCAGGCCATGGCGGCGGCCACGCCGGAAGAGCTTGAGCCCATCCTGCGGCCGACGGGCTTTTACCGCAACAAGGCCAAGTCCGTGGTGGGAACGTCCAAGGGAATCATGGAAAAATTTGGCGGCCAGGTGCCGGACGACATGGCGCATTTGCTGACCCTGCCGGGGGTCGCGCGCAAGACGGCCAATGTGGTGCTGGGTTCGTGGTTCAAGATAGCGGTGGGCGTGGTGGTTGACACGCACGTGCATCGCATATCGCGACGGCTGGAACTGACCAGGGCCGACGATCCGAAGAACATCGAGCAGGACCTGATGAAAGTGGTCCCGCAGGAAAAGTGGATTGATTTCTCCCACCAGATCATTCATCACGGGCGCGCGGTATGCGTGGCCCGCAAGCCGCGTTGCGCGGACTGCAACCTGGAAAAACTTTGCCACGCCGCGGACAAGACCTGGTCCACGGTGTAG
- a CDS encoding heme-dependent peroxidase translates to MKVTAGEKLHAVPLTLEGASVLHQMFRFRWPEWRKLSADQQKEILSEAATALEKLEHHVSGQTALFSMLGHKADLMLVHFRNEFDHLKHAELELARLRLSDYLEQTTSFVSVVEMGLYESSLKLFRSLQEKGIEPHTPEWDAAVADTIARQTEAMRPRLFPQIPPLRYVCFYPMDRRRGEEQNWYSLPIEERQRQMEEHGMVGRRYAGTVKQIITGSIGLDDWEWGVDLFADDPVVFKKLIYEMRFDEVSAKYALFGQFYLGVRVPAARLPELFSGKLPD, encoded by the coding sequence ATGAAAGTTACCGCAGGTGAAAAACTGCACGCAGTCCCGCTAACGCTGGAAGGCGCCAGCGTGTTGCACCAGATGTTCCGTTTCCGCTGGCCGGAATGGCGAAAGCTCTCCGCCGATCAGCAGAAAGAGATTCTTTCGGAGGCGGCCACGGCTCTGGAGAAGCTGGAACACCACGTCTCCGGGCAGACCGCGCTGTTTTCCATGCTGGGCCACAAAGCGGACCTCATGCTGGTGCATTTCCGCAACGAATTTGATCACCTGAAGCACGCGGAGCTGGAGTTGGCCCGCCTGCGCCTGAGTGATTACCTGGAGCAGACAACTTCGTTTGTTTCCGTGGTGGAGATGGGATTGTACGAGTCGTCGCTCAAGCTGTTCCGCAGTCTGCAGGAGAAGGGTATTGAGCCGCACACGCCGGAGTGGGACGCCGCCGTGGCGGACACCATCGCCCGGCAGACCGAAGCCATGCGCCCGCGCTTGTTTCCCCAGATCCCGCCCTTACGCTACGTTTGCTTCTACCCGATGGACCGCCGCCGCGGCGAAGAACAGAACTGGTACAGCCTGCCCATTGAGGAGCGCCAGCGGCAGATGGAAGAACACGGCATGGTGGGCCGCCGCTACGCCGGCACGGTAAAGCAGATCATCACCGGCTCCATCGGCCTGGACGATTGGGAGTGGGGCGTGGACCTGTTTGCCGACGACCCGGTGGTCTTCAAGAAACTGATCTACGAGATGCGGTTTGACGAAGTCAGCGCCAAATATGCCCTTTTCGGCCAGTTTTATCTGGGGGTGCGCGTGCCGGCGGCAAGGTTACCAGAGTTATTCAGCGGCAAATTGCCGGATTGA
- a CDS encoding DedA family protein, whose product MIEKIIAALAGFIIAVISKTGYLGVMFLMGIESACIPLPSEIIMPFAGYLVYAGHPDPLTHFTFNLFWVATAGAIGCNLGSVVAYEVGHFGGRPLAEKYGSYVLLSRHDLDMADRFFHRFGAIAVLVARLLPVVRTFIALPAGVARMPRLKFHIYTFVGSWPWCLGLAWVGMKLGEHWDKDPRLKMWFHRFDAVIVVLFLAGVVWFVWSHWKNRVRAKG is encoded by the coding sequence ATGATTGAAAAAATCATTGCCGCGCTGGCGGGATTCATCATCGCCGTGATCTCCAAGACCGGGTACCTGGGAGTGATGTTCCTGATGGGGATCGAATCGGCGTGCATTCCCCTGCCGTCGGAAATCATCATGCCCTTTGCCGGATACCTGGTGTACGCGGGCCATCCTGATCCGTTGACGCATTTCACCTTCAATCTTTTCTGGGTGGCGACGGCCGGCGCCATCGGCTGCAACCTGGGATCGGTGGTGGCTTACGAAGTCGGCCATTTCGGCGGACGGCCGCTCGCGGAAAAATACGGGTCGTACGTTCTGCTCAGCCGCCACGACCTGGACATGGCGGACCGCTTCTTTCACCGCTTTGGCGCCATTGCCGTCCTGGTAGCCCGCCTTTTGCCCGTGGTGCGAACGTTTATAGCCCTGCCCGCGGGTGTGGCCCGCATGCCCCGCTTGAAGTTTCATATCTACACTTTCGTCGGCTCCTGGCCGTGGTGCCTGGGGCTGGCCTGGGTGGGCATGAAGTTGGGTGAACATTGGGACAAAGATCCCCGGCTGAAAATGTGGTTCCACCGTTTTGACGCGGTGATTGTCGTTTTGTTTTTGGCCGGAGTGGTTTGGTTTGTGTGGTCGCACTGGAAGAATAGGGTGCGGGCGAAGGGGTGA
- a CDS encoding IS1595 family transposase: MENVMSHEPTSLQEAIIYFSNPDNCIDYLAVRRWPEGVICPGCGSKKVSFNAKRRTWKCGSHHPKREFSVKVGTIFEDSPIPLDKWLTATWLLTNCKNGISSYEIARDLKVTQKSAWFMLHRIRLAMQDDFFGSKMSGEVEADETYIGGKSRNMHKARRVRVNVRDNNSGKTIVMGVLQRGGKVRAKVVPNRKKESLSEVIYNTVEKGSILYSDEHPAYMAFSSDYVHQVINHLEKYVDGRVHTNGMENFWSLFKRGLGGTYVAVEPFHLFRYVDEQAFRFNNRKGLDDAGRFNLAISQIVGKRLTFAALTGKVGPAANN, translated from the coding sequence ATGGAGAATGTTATGAGCCATGAGCCGACAAGCCTTCAAGAGGCAATTATCTACTTCTCGAATCCTGACAACTGCATTGACTACCTTGCTGTCCGTCGCTGGCCAGAAGGCGTCATCTGCCCTGGTTGTGGCTCCAAGAAAGTCAGCTTCAATGCAAAGCGGCGCACTTGGAAGTGTGGAAGTCATCACCCCAAGCGTGAGTTCTCTGTCAAAGTCGGAACGATCTTTGAGGACAGCCCGATTCCTTTGGACAAGTGGCTCACGGCAACTTGGCTGCTTACGAACTGCAAGAATGGAATCAGTAGCTATGAGATTGCGCGTGATCTGAAAGTCACTCAAAAGTCGGCATGGTTCATGCTTCACCGGATTCGTCTCGCAATGCAGGATGATTTCTTTGGTTCCAAAATGAGCGGCGAAGTCGAAGCCGATGAAACTTATATCGGCGGCAAATCGCGCAACATGCACAAGGCGCGCAGGGTTCGCGTAAATGTACGCGACAATAACAGCGGGAAAACCATTGTCATGGGAGTGCTTCAGCGTGGCGGCAAGGTTCGTGCCAAGGTAGTCCCGAATCGCAAGAAGGAATCGTTGAGCGAGGTCATCTACAACACCGTTGAAAAGGGTTCCATTCTGTATAGCGACGAGCATCCTGCTTACATGGCCTTCAGTAGTGATTATGTCCATCAAGTCATCAATCACCTGGAGAAATATGTAGATGGGCGAGTCCACACAAACGGAATGGAAAACTTCTGGTCGCTGTTTAAGCGCGGCCTTGGCGGGACTTACGTGGCTGTTGAGCCGTTTCATTTGTTCCGTTATGTAGATGAACAGGCGTTCCGTTTTAACAACCGCAAGGGGCTTGATGACGCCGGCCGCTTCAATCTGGCCATCTCTCAGATCGTTGGCAAGCGTCTTACCTTTGCCGCATTGACTGGCAAGGTGGGGCCCGCCGCGAACAATTAA
- a CDS encoding DUF4145 domain-containing protein, with amino-acid sequence MKVSNIFKDGFVLNGECPHCQSKAAFMTVGEPFQEGTPNTLPIRMIGAARCVACNKYILAIVRSDVTTSSQIYHICDEYYPLGAPNQDLEKSIPEDVAEDFREAIRCQWVKAYRACVVMCRRAIQSSVITLNAKGKNLVEQIDDLASKGTITQPLREFAHEIRLAGNVGAHADGLDDTKDSDAEDIVAFTREYLDHVYVMPAKLKARRPPKP; translated from the coding sequence ATGAAAGTATCAAACATATTCAAAGACGGCTTTGTTCTCAATGGAGAGTGTCCCCATTGTCAAAGCAAGGCCGCTTTCATGACTGTTGGGGAACCATTCCAGGAAGGCACTCCGAATACCTTGCCAATCCGAATGATTGGAGCGGCTCGCTGTGTCGCGTGTAACAAGTACATCTTGGCCATAGTCAGAAGCGACGTTACAACGTCTTCACAGATTTATCATATCTGTGACGAATATTACCCGTTGGGCGCACCCAATCAAGACCTAGAAAAAAGTATCCCCGAAGATGTTGCCGAGGATTTCAGAGAGGCGATTCGCTGTCAGTGGGTCAAAGCATATCGCGCATGTGTCGTGATGTGCCGACGCGCGATTCAAAGTAGCGTGATTACTCTCAACGCGAAAGGTAAGAACCTGGTTGAACAAATAGACGATTTAGCTTCCAAGGGCACAATCACGCAACCCCTTAGGGAGTTTGCTCATGAAATCAGATTGGCCGGGAACGTAGGCGCACATGCCGATGGATTGGACGATACCAAAGATTCGGACGCGGAGGACATTGTCGCATTCACGCGAGAATATCTAGATCACGTCTATGTCATGCCAGCTAAACTGAAGGCTAGAAGGCCACCTAAACCATGA
- a CDS encoding DUF1353 domain-containing protein — protein MRKAFFLLLFLAAAPISTIGTQALAESAIAAPVEDFGKFLGNPQTEWNQDGRTMRLIKTFVYEDANGKDWTAPANSTIDGASIPRIFWSIIGGPFEGEYRNASIVHDTECQSHTHPWQDVHRMFYSASRAGGASEFKAKIMFAAVYHFGPRWPKPGETQAPPTSLQSEDDMLRTIALIRKNRDISIDAIQGLSHLGLATQVSDEDLASERRMMQEIQRQRLSGEPLVRFFYQ, from the coding sequence GTGCGAAAAGCATTTTTCCTGTTGCTCTTCCTGGCTGCTGCCCCCATCTCCACAATAGGGACGCAGGCTCTAGCCGAAAGCGCTATCGCTGCTCCTGTCGAAGATTTTGGCAAGTTTCTGGGAAACCCGCAAACAGAATGGAACCAGGACGGCCGCACAATGCGTCTCATCAAAACTTTCGTTTACGAAGACGCCAACGGAAAAGATTGGACCGCTCCGGCAAACTCGACAATAGACGGCGCTTCAATCCCCCGAATCTTTTGGTCGATCATCGGCGGCCCGTTTGAGGGTGAATACCGCAATGCTTCAATTGTTCACGATACTGAATGCCAATCCCATACTCACCCGTGGCAGGACGTTCATCGCATGTTTTACTCAGCGTCCCGAGCGGGCGGCGCTAGCGAATTCAAAGCAAAGATTATGTTCGCCGCCGTCTATCATTTCGGCCCAAGGTGGCCGAAACCGGGAGAAACCCAGGCACCACCAACCAGTTTGCAGTCAGAGGACGATATGCTTCGGACTATCGCTCTCATTCGGAAAAATCGGGATATTAGCATCGATGCTATCCAAGGACTTTCGCACCTTGGTCTCGCCACACAGGTATCCGACGAGGATCTCGCAAGTGAACGCCGCATGATGCAAGAAATACAACGCCAACGGCTATCAGGAGAGCCACTGGTGCGCTTCTTCTACCAATGA
- a CDS encoding inositol-3-phosphate synthase — protein MIVGMGAVATTFIAGVEAIRRGIAKPIGSLTQMGTIRLGKRTEGRSPKISKFVPLANLKDLVFTAWDIFEDDAYESALNAGVLEKELINQIKPFLRAIKPRKAVFDRNYVKMLNGKHVKKGKNKRDLAEQLRADIRDFKKKSGADRLVMIWCASTETFLTQSPVHESLEAFERGMEKNDPNIAPSMLYAYAALMEGVPFANGAPNLTVDIPVMMELSKANNAPIAGKDFKTGQTLMKTILAPGFKARMLGMSGWFSTNILGNRDGEVLEDPGSFKTKEESKLSVLDRILQPELYPDLYGNIFHKVRINYYPPRGDNKEGWDNIDIFGWLNYPMQIKVDFLCRDSILAAPIVLDLILFLDLAKRSEELRGLGIQEWLSFYLKSPMTVPGLYPEHDLFIQLMKLKNTLRHLRGEQLITHLGLEYYD, from the coding sequence ATGATTGTTGGCATGGGAGCGGTGGCCACCACGTTCATTGCCGGGGTGGAAGCCATTCGCCGGGGCATCGCCAAGCCCATTGGGTCGCTCACGCAGATGGGGACCATCCGGTTGGGGAAGCGCACGGAAGGCCGGTCGCCCAAGATCAGCAAGTTTGTCCCGCTCGCCAATCTCAAAGACCTGGTCTTTACCGCGTGGGACATCTTTGAAGACGACGCCTACGAATCCGCCCTGAATGCCGGCGTCCTGGAAAAGGAACTGATCAATCAAATCAAGCCTTTCCTGCGGGCCATTAAGCCGCGCAAAGCGGTGTTTGACCGCAATTACGTGAAGATGCTGAACGGCAAACACGTTAAGAAAGGGAAGAACAAGCGCGACCTGGCCGAGCAGTTGCGCGCCGACATACGCGATTTCAAAAAGAAGTCCGGCGCCGACCGGCTGGTGATGATCTGGTGCGCGTCCACGGAAACCTTCCTGACACAGAGCCCAGTCCACGAATCGCTGGAAGCTTTTGAGCGCGGCATGGAGAAGAACGACCCGAACATCGCACCGTCCATGCTCTACGCCTACGCGGCGCTGATGGAAGGTGTGCCCTTCGCCAACGGCGCCCCCAACCTCACCGTGGACATTCCGGTGATGATGGAGCTCTCCAAGGCCAACAACGCGCCCATCGCCGGCAAGGATTTCAAGACCGGGCAAACGTTGATGAAGACCATCCTCGCTCCGGGCTTCAAAGCGCGCATGCTGGGCATGAGCGGATGGTTTTCCACCAACATCCTGGGCAATCGCGACGGCGAAGTCCTGGAAGACCCGGGGTCCTTCAAAACCAAAGAGGAATCCAAGCTCTCCGTGCTGGACCGCATTCTGCAACCGGAGCTTTATCCCGATCTCTACGGCAATATCTTTCACAAGGTCCGGATCAACTATTACCCGCCCCGCGGCGACAACAAAGAAGGCTGGGACAACATTGATATCTTCGGCTGGCTGAACTATCCCATGCAGATCAAGGTTGATTTCCTCTGCCGTGACTCCATTCTGGCCGCGCCCATCGTCCTGGACCTGATCCTGTTCCTGGATCTGGCCAAACGGTCGGAAGAACTGCGCGGTCTGGGCATCCAGGAATGGCTCAGTTTTTATCTCAAGTCGCCCATGACTGTGCCCGGGCTTTATCCCGAACACGATCTGTTCATCCAGTTGATGAAGCTCAAGAACACCCTGCGCCATCTAAGAGGGGAACAGCTCATCACGCACCTCGGGCTGGAGTATTACGACTAA
- a CDS encoding M48 family metalloprotease produces MKFRSLLLALILAAGASLTISAFAQEPKPPAQTTPDQTQAQPAPAPQTQPAATQDQAQPAADADQDAGKDVKKSQQKIKHDGGKDDIDAIGNRKMGGLDWYSIESEIKLGKQFAMQIEQSMKLIQDPVVNEYVNRIGQNLVRNSDAKVPFTIKVVDADEINAMALPGGFFYVNSGLILAADDEAELAGVMAHEIAHVCARHATRGATRSQLANILTLPLIFVGGGIGYAAREVAGIGLPLTFLSFNRGFEAEADHLGVQYMYKAGYDPNEFVNFFEKVQAQEKKKPGTLAKAFATHPQTPDRIQRTQEEIATILPDKDQYIETTSEFNDIKARLAAIENRRKIDDQNTNKPTLRRTAGNGTPGKDGDKKDDDRPTLKRRDN; encoded by the coding sequence ATGAAATTTCGTTCCTTACTGCTCGCCTTAATCTTGGCGGCAGGCGCCAGTCTGACAATCTCTGCGTTCGCGCAAGAACCCAAGCCTCCGGCGCAAACCACGCCTGACCAAACTCAGGCGCAGCCTGCTCCGGCCCCTCAGACGCAGCCGGCAGCGACCCAGGACCAGGCGCAACCGGCAGCGGATGCAGACCAAGACGCCGGCAAGGACGTCAAGAAGTCCCAGCAGAAGATCAAGCACGACGGCGGCAAGGACGACATTGACGCCATCGGTAACCGCAAGATGGGCGGGCTGGACTGGTACTCCATCGAGTCGGAAATCAAGCTCGGCAAACAGTTTGCCATGCAAATTGAGCAGAGCATGAAGCTCATCCAGGACCCGGTGGTCAATGAGTACGTAAACCGCATCGGGCAGAACCTGGTTCGCAACTCTGACGCCAAGGTGCCTTTCACCATCAAGGTGGTGGACGCCGACGAAATCAACGCCATGGCCCTGCCGGGCGGATTTTTCTACGTCAACTCCGGTTTGATCCTGGCCGCCGACGATGAAGCGGAGCTGGCCGGCGTGATGGCCCATGAGATTGCTCACGTCTGCGCCCGTCATGCCACGCGCGGCGCCACGCGCAGCCAGTTGGCCAACATCCTCACCCTCCCGCTGATCTTTGTGGGCGGCGGCATTGGCTATGCTGCACGCGAAGTCGCCGGCATCGGTCTGCCCCTGACCTTCTTGAGCTTCAACCGCGGATTTGAAGCCGAAGCCGATCACTTGGGTGTGCAGTACATGTACAAGGCCGGCTACGATCCCAACGAGTTTGTGAACTTCTTTGAAAAGGTGCAGGCGCAGGAGAAGAAGAAGCCGGGCACTCTGGCCAAGGCCTTCGCCACGCACCCGCAGACTCCGGACCGCATTCAGCGGACGCAGGAAGAGATCGCCACCATCCTGCCGGACAAGGACCAGTACATTGAAACCACGTCAGAATTCAATGACATTAAGGCCCGTCTGGCAGCCATCGAAAATCGCCGCAAGATTGACGACCAGAACACCAACAAGCCCACGCTGCGTCGCACCGCCGGCAACGGCACTCCAGGCAAAGACGGCGACAAGAAGGATGACGACCGTCCCACGCTGAAACGCCGCGATAATTAA
- a CDS encoding zf-HC2 domain-containing protein has product MKCNDFLKELTDYLDGTISEGLKAELDEHLHWCRECHVVMNTTKKTIEIYRDNQIYELPEALRTRLHQAIMTKCRGSKPAKKTKNTT; this is encoded by the coding sequence GTGAAATGCAACGATTTCCTGAAAGAACTAACTGACTACCTGGACGGCACCATCAGCGAGGGGCTCAAGGCCGAATTGGACGAGCATCTCCATTGGTGTCGGGAATGCCACGTGGTCATGAATACCACCAAAAAGACCATTGAAATCTACCGCGATAACCAGATTTACGAGCTCCCTGAAGCCCTCCGGACCCGACTCCATCAAGCCATTATGACCAAGTGCCGAGGCAGTAAACCAGCCAAGAAGACCAAGAACACCACCTAG
- a CDS encoding sigma-70 family RNA polymerase sigma factor, which produces METIQKKPEEGVSSELALVQAAKKGDLEAFSELVKRYDRNVFRIAQHITHNEEDAQDVVQDAFLKAYTNLEQFQGNSKFYTWLVRIAVNEALMRLRKRRNDRTVSLDEDVETEDGSMPREVADWSPNPEQLYGQSELGDILKKTIQGLPPGFRTVFVLRDVEGLSTEETAEMLGLSIPAVKSRLLRARLQLRERLTRFFKSRKGGGNEVQ; this is translated from the coding sequence ATGGAAACCATCCAAAAGAAGCCCGAGGAAGGCGTCTCCAGTGAGCTGGCGCTGGTCCAGGCCGCCAAGAAAGGCGATCTGGAAGCGTTTAGCGAGTTGGTGAAGCGCTATGACCGGAATGTTTTCCGCATCGCGCAGCACATCACGCATAACGAGGAAGACGCTCAGGACGTGGTCCAGGACGCATTTCTCAAGGCGTATACGAATCTGGAGCAGTTCCAGGGTAACTCCAAGTTCTACACGTGGCTGGTCAGGATTGCCGTCAATGAAGCCCTGATGCGGCTGCGCAAGCGGCGCAATGATCGCACGGTGTCGCTGGACGAGGATGTGGAGACGGAAGACGGCTCAATGCCCCGCGAGGTGGCAGACTGGAGCCCCAATCCGGAGCAGTTGTACGGGCAGTCTGAATTGGGCGATATATTAAAGAAGACCATCCAGGGCCTTCCCCCTGGCTTCCGGACGGTTTTCGTATTGCGCGACGTTGAAGGTCTCTCTACGGAGGAAACAGCAGAGATGCTGGGACTGAGCATACCGGCCGTGAAATCGCGATTGTTGCGCGCCCGGTTGCAGTTGCGAGAGCGTTTGACCAGATTTTTTAAGTCCAGAAAAGGCGGGGGGAACGAAGTCCAGTGA
- a CDS encoding cupredoxin domain-containing protein has translation MKKILLLSFLPVLFFVSGCSKQPPADVHIKVVMKKYSFDPPEIRVKSGQLVELEVTTADVQHGLDIPDLGIKQSVQPGKTATVRFRAPAKGEYRMACGVICGPHHDDMAGKLVVE, from the coding sequence ATGAAAAAAATCTTGCTCCTGTCTTTTTTACCTGTCCTTTTCTTCGTTTCGGGATGCAGTAAGCAGCCCCCGGCTGACGTCCACATCAAAGTGGTGATGAAGAAATACAGCTTTGACCCGCCCGAGATCCGCGTCAAATCCGGCCAACTGGTGGAACTTGAGGTGACCACCGCCGACGTCCAGCATGGCCTGGACATCCCCGATTTGGGCATCAAGCAGTCCGTCCAGCCAGGCAAGACGGCCACCGTCCGTTTCCGGGCGCCAGCCAAGGGTGAATACCGGATGGCTTGCGGGGTGATCTGCGGGCCCCATCATGATGATATGGCCGGCAAGCTGGTGGTGGAGTAG